One Capsicum annuum cultivar UCD-10X-F1 chromosome 2, UCD10Xv1.1, whole genome shotgun sequence genomic window carries:
- the LOC107857687 gene encoding G-type lectin S-receptor-like serine/threonine-protein kinase SD1-1, whose protein sequence is MRSSEMFYINERKNDDLDLPLFDFATILDATNNFSLSNKLGEGGFGPVYKGMLKDGHEIAVKRLSRYSAQGTDEFKNEVIFIAKLQHWNLVKLLGCCIQVEEKMLVYEYMPNNSLDWFLFDTNRRSLLDWPKFFHIINGIARGLHYLHQDSRLRIIHRDLKPSNVLLDIDMNPKISDLGMARSFGGNETGAMTTRVVGTYGYMFPEYAEEGKFSVKSDVFSFGVLVLEILSGKRNRGFFHPDHHHNLLGHVWIHFKEGRVLEVINTHLKELCNLSEVQRSVHVGLLCVQQCPEDRPSMSSVVLMLSSDIPLPSPKEPGFFTSRSQFGEVNSSSSKLGEHSGNELSITLLDAR, encoded by the exons ATGAGAAGCTCTGAAATGTTCTACATTAATGAGAGGAAAAATGACGATCTAGATTTACCATTGTTTGATTTTGCAACTATCTTGGACGCTACCAATAACTTTTCACTGAGCAACAAACTTGGAGAGGGTGGTTTTGGACCTGTTTACAAG GGTATGCTGAAAGATGGGCACGAAATTGCAGTAAAGAGACTTTCAAGATACTCAGCACAAGGAACTGATGAGTTCAAGAATGAGGTTATCTTCATTGCTAAACTCCAGCATTGGAATCTTGTGAAGCTTCTTGGTTGCTGTAttcaagtagaagaaaagatGCTGGTTTATGAGTACATGCCGAATAATAGCTTGGATTGGTTCCTTTTTG ATACAAATAGGAGGTCACTGCTTGATTGGCCTAAGTTCTTCCATATTATTAATGGAATTGCTCGAGGACTTCACTAtcttcatcaagattcaagattgcGGATAATCCACAGAGATCTTAAACCTAGCAATGTTTTGCTAGACATTGATATGAACCCGAAGATATCTGACTTAGGCATGGCCAGAAGTTTTGGAGGAAATGAGACTGGAGCCATGACGACAAGAGTGGTTGGAACATA TGGCTACATGTTTCCGGAATATGCAGAAGAAGGGAAATTCTCAGTGAAATCAGATGTATTTAGCTTTGGAGTTCTAGTACTGGAGATTTTAAGCGGGAAGCGAAATAGAGGGTTCTTTCATCCAGACCATCACCATAATCTTCTAGGACAT GTTTGGATCCACTTCAAAGAAGGCAGGGTTTTGGAAGTAATAAATACACATCTAAAGGAGTTATGCAACCTATCTGAAGTACAAAGATCAGTCCATGTAGGTCTATTGTGTGTGCAGCAGTGTCCAGAAGATAGGCCTAGCATGTCGTCAGTTGTGCTGATGTTATCTAGTGATATTCCATTGCCCTCACCTAAAGAGCCAGGGTTTTTTACTAGCAGAAGCCAATTCGGTGAAGTTAATAGCTCATCTAGCAAGCTTGGCGAACATTCTGGAAATGAATTAAGCATCACATTGTTGGATGCTAGATAG
- the LOC124895881 gene encoding G-type lectin S-receptor-like serine/threonine-protein kinase At4g27290: protein MNGSIERFRGGAWNGQSFANSPSLLPSPAYNYIFASDSEKIYFTYELKDSSAIGRVVMQLNGFLELSTWNNQTQNWDNFGSAPADNCDIYGQCHTYGLCNSGNSPICRCLDKFEPKDPTEWARGNWSGGCARKTTLNCQKEVKFLKYAGIKLPDTRFSWYGRGVALKFIK, encoded by the coding sequence ATGAACGGTTCCATCGAACGCTTCAGGGGTGGAGCATGGAATGGTCAAAGCTTTGCTAATTCACCATCTCTGCTACCAAGTCCTGCTTATAACTATATATTTGCATCCGATTCAGAGAAAATATATTTCACGTATGAACTCAAAGACAGCTCTGCCATTGGAAGGGTAGTGATGCAACTAAATGGATTTCTAGAGCTTTCTACATGGAACAATCAAACtcagaattgggataactttggTAGCGCACCAGCAGACAACTGTGACATTTATGGCCAGTGTCACACATATGGTTTGTGCAACAGCGGTAACTCTCCAATCTGCAGATGTTTGGATAAATTTGAACCCAAAGATCCAACAGAATGGGCCAGGGGAAATTGGTCAGGTGGCTGTGCTAGAAAGACAACATTGAATTGCCAAAAGGAAGTTAAATTCTTGAAGTATGCAGGCATCAAGTTGCCAGACACTCGATTTTCCTGGTACGGTCGAGGAGTAGCTCTTAAATTCATAAAATGA